Proteins encoded together in one Papaver somniferum cultivar HN1 unplaced genomic scaffold, ASM357369v1 unplaced-scaffold_117, whole genome shotgun sequence window:
- the LOC113330043 gene encoding putative receptor-like protein kinase At4g00960 codes for MVIRNKKIGNGSIFFVYLFILSNLLIAIKYTIAQQDHVYQSCSGDNYTTGSTFQANLNRLFPSSIQNRYYNATVGQSPDTVYGSLQCRGDIQQDECQSCVDFAIQDFNKTGRCPNSKQAIIWYEKCMIRYSNEYYFNRMQENPGISLLNVNNVSNPDQFNRILGELMNGLVLQATSTSSTNFAAGNRNITDLAKLYGLVQCTADIPSSNCNRCLLKAVSELPQGKRGGRVIKPSCNIRYELGDPFFESAPSPPPPLSSPTPPSSTNALVPNGNRNNSSKLTISIVVPSVVAVLFAIAFGFFCFQRKRQQIKKYTYADDEAPVTAESLQFNFSTISAATNNFSEANKLGEGGFGSVYKGTLPDRREIAVKRLSKYSGQGDQEFKNEFTLVAKLQHRNLVQLVGFSMAGEEKLIIYEFMPNGSLDQILFDPIKCTQLDWDRRYKIIAGVARGLVYLHEESRLKIIHRDLKASNILLDMDMNPKIADFGMARLFVHDQTQERTSKIVGTYGYMAPEYIMHGHFSVKSDVFSFGVLILEILCGQKNSSFHQSSGAQDLLSYVWRRWNNGSATEILDPTLKDTFSRVEVLRCIHVALLCVQEEVEDRPTMPTVVQMLNSYSATDPALPLAPAFFIGSTVNMEPQSNLGYSEEQGSSKNESVTSEVATGSVNEVTISELDPR; via the exons atggtaaTCAGAAACAAAAAGATCGGAAATGGTTCAATTTTCTTCGTCTACTTGTTTATTCTTTCTAACTTATTGATCGCCATAAAATACACAATTGCACAGCAAGATCATGTATATCAATCATGTTCAGGAGATAATTACACAACCGGCAGTACATTCCAAGCTAATCTCAATCGTCTTTTTCCTTCAAGCATCCAAAATAGATACTACAACGCCACCGTTGGCCAAAGCCCGGATACTGTTTACGGGTCTTTGCAGTGTAGAGGTGATATTCAACAAGATGAGTGTCAAAGTTGTGTCGATTTTGCCATTCAAGATTTCAACAAAACCGGTAGATGTCCAAATTCTAAACAAGCGATTATTTGGTATGAGAAATGTATGATAAGGTATTCTAATGAATATTACTTTAATAGGATGCAAGAAAATCCAGGAATTTCTCTATTGAATGTTAACAATGTTTCTAATCCGGATCAGTTTAACCGTATTTTGGGAGAATTAATGAATGGATTAGTATTACAAGCTACGTCTACTTCTTCTACTAATTTTGCTGCTGGAAATAGAAATATTACTGATTTAGCAAAACTATATGGATTAGTACAGTGTACTGCAGATATACCTTCAAGTAATTGTAATAGATGTCTTCTTAAAGCTGTATCTGAATTACCACAAGGGAAACGGGGTGGAAGAGTTATTAAACCTAGTTGTAATATTAGATATGAATTAGGTGATCCTTTCTTTGAATCtgctccatcaccaccacctcctttATCTTCTCCTACACCACCATCGTCAACGAATGCGCTTGTACCAAATG GAAATAGGAATAACTCATCTAAACTTACTATCAGTATAGTGGTTCCTTCGGTTGTCGCAGTACTTTTTGCCATTGCCTTTGGGTTCTTCTGTTTCCAAAGAAAGAGACAACAGATAAAGAAGTATACCT ATGCGGATGATGAGGCTCCAGTTACAGCAGAATCTTTACAGTTCAACTTCAGTACAATAAGCGCTGCAACAAATAATTTCTCTGAAGCTAATAAACTTGGAGAGGGAGGATTTGGATCTGTTTACAAG GGTACACTTCCAGACAGGCGTGAAATAGCCGTGAAACGGCTATCAAAATATTCCGGTCAAGGTGATCAAGAGTTCAAGAATGAATTTACATTAGTAGCTAAACTTCAACACAGAAATCTTGTGCAGCTTGTTGGTTTCAGCATGGCTGGTGAAGAAAAACTTATCATATATGAATTCATGCCAAATGGAAGCCTTGACCAAATCCTATTCG ATCCCATTAAATGCACACAACTGGATTGGGACAGACGATACAAGATAATAGCAGGGGTAGCAAGAGGACTTGTCTATCTCCATGAAGAGTCCCGACTAAAAATTATCCATCGGGATCTCAAAGCTAGCAATATATTATTAGACATGGACATGAACCCTAAAATTGCAGATTTCGGCATGGCTAGGCTTTTTGTGCATGACCAAACTCAAGAGCGTACAAGCAAAATTGTTGGAACATA TGGCTATATGGCTCCAGAGTATATAATGCATGGTCATTTCTCAGTGAAATCAGACGTTTTTAGTTTTGGTGTCTTAATATTAGAGATACTTTGTGGACAGAAGAACAGCAGTTTTCATCAATCCTCTGGTGCTCAAGACCTTCTAAGCTAT GTATGGAGACGTTGGAATAACGGGTCTGCTACAGAAATATTAGATCCAACATTGAAAGACACATTTTCTAGAGTTGAAGTATTGAGATGCATCCATGTTGCGTTATTATGCGTTCAAGAAGAAGTTGAGGATAGACCCACAATGCCCACAGTTGTCCAAATGCTTAACAGTTACTCTGCGACCGATCCTGCTTTACCTTTAGCACCTGCGTTTTTTATTGGGAGTACCGTAAATATGGAGCCCCAGTCGAACTTAGGCTACAGCGAAGAACAAGGAAGCTCGAAGAACGAGTCAGTGACTAGTGAAGTAGCGACCGGGAGCGTGAATGAAGTTACAATTTCAGAACTAGACCCTCGATGA